The segment TTAGTGCAACTAATAGTACATTGCAGacaatttattcttatttaaaacaGCCCAGCACTGAGACAATTAGAAAATCTCAATATTTATTGATCAGCAGCTCATCTGACAAAAATATTCTAGCAGTTTATAGCATTTCTGATAAGgctggacttttttttaatagaaatgttTGTTTAAGGATTAAAGAGTACACTTTGTCCATTCTAAAGTTTGAACTgaaatatatttctttcttcagCTGCAATTAAGCACATTTACATGTTCATTAATGACttctaaaaaacacatttaacttgTTCGTACATCCTTGATCATAGGAGAGTAGCTGGTATAACACAATATGTGCTATAAATTACTTCAtgcctactgtgtgtgtgtgtgtttttaagccAATTACTTAGTACTGTAAAGTGTGGGTTTGCCAGATACAGTAAGTGGTTTCCATGGTAACCAGAAAAGTTGTAGCTCCTATACAGCGTAATCTTCCTTAGATTAAAAATGTTAGGGACTTTTTTCAGTAGTGCCTCTTGGGGATCTCTTGGGAATATTCTGTGCAGTTAGGCCCCCATGTTGCGCAATAGAAAAAAGTGGCCAAACTTTTCCCTTCCAGTGTGCTACCTAAATAAGGAGAGGAtcccatatatatatgtatatttcatTCCTTATGTCATCTCaagaagtttttccttgctgaCATTGCATCAGGTTTGCTCATTAACAATGATAAAGCCATAAATTGATAAATTTCTTatatctaatatttttttatttctgtaaagcatAAAGTTGGTTGCATGTCTTGGAGGAAGCACGTGATTACCCTCTCTCCTTTTAGACAGCTGTCATGTGAATGGTGTGAATTggctatatataataataataataataataataataataataataataaataacaattctGTGCAGCAGAACTTAAAACCATTCAAAGAACCCTGGAAAAAACAATGTTCTACaccactctttttacacacacattacattttAGACATGTCCCACACTGGTGATAATTGAATACTACATGAGATGAGCTAAATCTGCATTAAGAAAAAGTTCTTATTCACTTGATGgaaatcaattaaattcaattaaacagTATTTGCATagaacttttaacaatggtcgcTTCATGGGAtttaaaacatatgaaaataaatttaagaaatgtaaggaaatgtgtatgaattataattatcagatcgtccctgatgtgCAAGCCGGGTGTGGCGGTGGCAAGGAGAACCCCCTGACAATAGGAATAAACCTTTACAGGTCTCAGACTCAATAGGGAAtacattctcatttgggtgatatgaAGTAGTCAGACCATAAATCCGTGTGCTATAAGACTCAAAGTTGAATATAATGGCAAAACTCttcatgttaaaataaagtccactTTCGCTGTGTGAATTAGtgtggtactgtatgtctaCTGAACAAGGCGGCAGTAAAATTTACCTTATTGTCACCATCTGTCCAAAATCAAGCTCGTACTCATTAACCTGAGCGATGAAGATGGCTGCCACCGCTTCATACAGAGCCGTGCCATCCATGTTGATGGTGGCACCCACGGGCAAGACAAAGCGGGCAATCTGTCTTTCTACATGACAGTTCTCCAGTAAGCACTTCATTGTAATGGGCAGCGTGGCGGAACTGGCAAGAATATATTACACAAAGCcattcaattaaataattacataaaaggtaaacttttttaaaaaccagTTAATGAAAATCTGTCatttactctcactcactcatcacctgcaccactttatcctgtattcagggtcacggggggactggagcctatatcaggagacttagggcctggacagggtgccaatccatcgcagagcacacacattcactcacacactactggcaatttggaaacaccaattagcctaatctgcatgtctttcgactgtaggagaaaaccggagtacctgaaggaaccccaccaagcatggagagaacatgcaaaccccattcacacagagatgggaatcgagtctggctcgggaatcgaaccctgaccctgttggtgcaaggcgacagtgctaaccactatgccgtatttattgttttaaacaaaaattcttaataatattatcattaagataatttaaaaaatttggtcAGTGGGGTATTGATCAATAGTGAATCTAATATAATGATAAACTAGTGAATGTGTTTTCTAACCTTGAGGAGGTAGCTAAGGCAATGACCATAGCATGCAGCAGTCCTCTGATGTACGTGAAAGGGTTCTTGCGTGttagaaggaaataaaatagtGGAAGAAGAATGAAGCCATGGATGAACAGTCCAGTCACAACTGTTACTGCATACCAGCCCAGCTTCTTCCCCATAGTGGAGGGGTCACTCATGTCCAGGATCTTCCCAGCCACAAGGAAGATGATCCCAAAGGGAAAATACCTTGAGAAAAAATGGTGCTGGTCAAATCCTAACAAATTTATACACTTTTGTTTTGAGATGAAGGAAATGCTGGAAGGATGTCAACACCACTATAGATATTGATATGGCTAAGATACGGCTTATGCCTGTCTTACCACACCGCTGTATTCACAATCTTCATAACACACTCATTGATGCACTGGCAGACACTGACTAAAGGTGCACCCCGCTCACCCATTTTGCCCAGCAAGAGCCCTGAAGGCACATAAGTTCATTTATTATTCTgtatttcctctgggtacttgtGTTTATTTGGAGTCCCCACCAAATGTCTCACCCATAGTCGCTGAGAAAATGACGATCCCGAGAACGTTCATCTGGTGGCTGCTTCCAGGATACATCTTGTAGTGAACATCAGGAGGTGGAGTGAGATCCAGTAACACCGTGTGACCCATAGGATGATCCTCGTCTGGCATCAGGTAAACAAAGCTGTGCTGCTTGTTGCTGGCTTGTGGTTTAATGACAGGAATTAGATCTGTCTTGTACTGAACAAAAACATGAGCGAGATAGATATAATGAGAGGCCTCAATTTGTAGAAATAGTAGGTATACTGTAGTAAAGAGTCTTTTATatcactttattattttactttatcatacagtacactcaccTGCTGAAATGTGGCCTCTATGAGATTTGAAGGAATCATGTTCCTAAAGCAATGGGAATAAACACAAATTAGTGATGTTACAACAGCCCCTGAAGTGAAAGTGAAGAGCAGAAAACATCTTGAACATTTAGTTCAGACACGCAAGGCCATGCGCACACATATGGATAAAAGTTGTGTGGTAAGTGTCAAACCTCCTCCTTGGCCATCATGGGAAGATCACCTCTGGAGTGCTCGCCGTCATTTACTTAACCTTTAAGTGTTCTCTGGGCAGATTACTAAAAATAACTTAACCACCCTTCTGCTTTAATTGGATTGTGTAGGAAAGAATGCCATGTACTCCTCAGATCTACACACGTGGACGAAATTGTTGGTACTCTTCCGAGTAAACTCCCCACAATGGTCACGaaagcaataataaataaaaatgtactaattataaactaatgaaaaagaagcatttcaaaaataattaatgaatgaacCTGGCCAGGACAAAGATGATGGTACCCTTAACTTGCACAACCTTGTGAGGCAATCACTGCAATCAAGCAATTTCTCTAACACTCAGTGGGACGTCTTCACCTGTTGACaggtattttggcccactcctcaTGAGCAGACTGCTTCTGCTCTCTCTGGTCTGAAGCGTACCTTCTCCATACCGCCGCATGTTTCATTTGTATGTTTCAACAGATATTCAATAGGATTTGGACTCCATATTGGAAGTGCCACCTGGGTGTTTTTAGCTGTGTATTCTGGGTCATTATCCTGTTGGAGGACCCATGACATGTGACTGAGACCGAGCTTTCTGCCACTGGATAGTGCATTTCACTCCAGAATGCCTTGACAGTCTTgagattttattgttgtttgcaCAGATGGTCCAGAACATAACCTGAGCCTCCATTTATGGTCCCAAAGGACTTTTCTCCCAGAAGCTTTGTCGCTTGTCAAAATGCCTTCCAGTCTAGCTTTTTTATAATTTGCTTTTAACAGTTGAGTCGTCCTCAGTTCCATTGTCCACTTTGCCTCAAACAAAACAGCAACGGATGTTCTGATCGGACACTGATGGACCTTGACCTTAAAGTTCACATCTAATCTCTTTGGAAGTTGTCCATGCACCTTTGGTTACCATTCCTCTTATCCGTCTCTTCAATTTGTCATCACTTTTTCTGTTGCAGCCACGTCCAGTGAGGTCCAGTGGACCTTAAGCTTCTGAATTACATGTGCACATGTGGTCACAGGAACATCAAGCTGCTTGGGGATGGTCTTACCTTTACCATGTTTGTCTATAATTTTCTTTCTAATCTACTGAGACAACTCTCTCCTTAGTGTTCTGTGGTTCATGTTCAGTGTGGATACATCGTGATACCAAACAGCACAGTGATGACTTTTCACCCTTTAAATAGACAGACTGACTGGTTACAAGTTTGAAGGCATCTGTGATGATGATTATAGGACACACTTTAGTTTAGGATGTTCCTATtgtcaaattatatataaacttttctAGAGCTACCATAAATTTTGTCCAGGTCAGATTTattaggtttttgtttttggaaaaCGCTTCTTctaaaatgaggatgggttccctgttgagtctggttcctctcaaggtttcttcctattgccatctcagggagtttttccttgccactgtcgctgtcacccttggcttgctcatcagagaaatttcattcattcatcttattattatctagacacatttttctcacacatacacaatttattattattattattattattttattatttatatatatatatatatatatatatatatatatatatatatatatatatatattttttttattaattattttttaatgaatttccttcatttttgtgaagctgctttgaggcaatgaccattgttaaaagcgctatataaataaaattgaattgaattgaattgaattaaaacacaatgattcaatttcagtattttttattattattacttgtgTAAGGTTCAGGTTATTTTAGTCACCATTgtgggtttttctttctttaatggaCAATGTTGTCCACCTCTCTAAATGGATTAAAattctgattattttaaaatataaatttttttataaataaaatcctgAATCTTCAGTTCTCTTTTCAGAACTTGACAATTTAAAACACTTGAGTGTTGTACAGTTGACTGTATGAAGGAACCCTTAAAGCGTTTATATTGTCCTTATAGATCCTGTTTAAAACTGAAATCCTTATTTATAGAATGCACCCGTAAAAAGCCATGcctttattttaatacatcaaATTTTGGGGATCAATTAACATTACAATACACCATAAGGTGAATGGTATAACTATTTTGGACCCCTTTAACACAattctatacagtacattgacaAATGTTTGCTCACACATGATTATCACACCTATGTGGGCTTGTTGAACATCTCAATAGTGGAGTGTATGTgggtatttacagtatgttctttCAGATACAGGAGTATGAGTCAGGTCCGGCACTGACGTTACAGCATTTAAAGACaattaaataagataaatagATAATTAAATGCTTCTAACTTTGTGGCAGCTGTTTGGAGAAATTCCACATATGGGTGAGAGATACATgtagctacagtacatactctATGGTTATTTAGTgtacataatattatataattgtttaatttcttcttttttattctgcttGTGTTGGCCTCTGACATTAGCTAGCTAGTATACACTCCATGTCCATATGTCCCATATGTTTCTctctaatgaaaataaaaatctatgcaAAACTAAACTTCTCCAGTCCTTATACCTGATCAGGTCAAGCAGAGCGTCTGCTGAAGTCATCACAGGACCTCCACCCAGCCTGGTCGTCTCCATGTCCGTTGCAAAGCCAGGTTTGATGATCACCACCAGTACAATGCCAATAACTACAGCAATGAAGGTGGTCCATAGGTAATAGGTCACAGTTAGCAAGCCTATATGACAACAGGCCTTGGATTCCATCGACGACAGGCCTGACATTAAACTAAAGACAGGACAAATTCAAATCAGTGTATAAGAATGATTCgtgcatatatacatataagtcCTGATGGGCTAGGTTTTTAAGTGAATGTTACCTTGAGGTGATCAGAGGCAGAATGAGCATTTTTAGCATTCTCATCAGGAGCTCACCAGGAAATGAGAGATAAAtctttgcctttaaaaaaacaagaagggcATTTTGATAAGTGTGAAGTAGTTTCTAGATGAATTGATTTAGtatgtgttttttgtaaaaagtataaaagaataaaacacctAAGACTATACCTTAAAATCTGCTTTAGATTACCaacactggttttaaatgtagtATCACTCATTACACCCAATTGTTATTAActtagcgagagagagagagagagagagagagagagagaacatttcACAATATTAAACCTAATTAGAAATGCATGAATTGCAATTTGCAGACAAATTGTATGAAGTAGCGTTGTTAGAAGTATAAGTCATTTGGCTATACATGATTTATGATGTTAAAAGCAGAGCCGGACTCTAGGGTTTGAAAATTTCAGAAATCAAAAGTAAGGAATTTGAACAACTGCTTCAGATCTCAATAAAATGCTAAACACTGAAATAAATTCAACACTGATGTAGTATAATATCAACTATGTAGATCTTAGTTATCCAATTCACTATCAATATCTTTCAATATCATAGAATGTAGTTGATCTGGAAGGTTTGAATATCTTGCAAAACCTGCACGGAGAGTTCACACCCTCTGAGAGTGTAGCCAAGGATGCACCCCGTGAACACTCCAAGCACAGACAGAGTCAGCAGTCCATTTCGTTTCACATATCCcctaatatatattttgaagGCACCACGCAGCAAGGTCTTTACACCGTCCAGTCTGTTTTTCCCGGAGCCGATTGGAGAGAAGAAGCCGTGCTCAGGGCGGGCGTCCTCTGGGATCAGGAACTCCTCCATGCTGTATTGCTGCAAGGAACCTTCACTACTCCAAGATGACTCCATACAGCTGGGAGAACACAGTGCTCTTAAGGAGCTAAGAGGATTACAGCTCAGTGTATGTAATCTACCACCTGTTTGCTCTTTGCCACCACTCCCGACCTTAGAAGTAAGTAGTGAGTAGTGTCAAACTGCACTGAACACTTAGCTGAGGTTGCTCAGGGGTCCACTCATGCAATTACTGTTTACTATTATTGATTCAGCTTCAAAATCCTCTAAGCTTAAGATTTCTTCATAAATAGGTATTTAGTCAAGCGATCTAGCACTAGTATTGATCATTATCCAGATCAGTTGAGCATTTGTTTAAaagcatgtttatttttgagTCCAATGTGAGAAAGTTATTCAATGATAATTCACAACTGTCCAATAAGTAATTTGGACTCTGACAGATTTAATCATAACAGAACACTGTTTATCTGTGTGATGGGTGACCGCAGGACTTTAAACCGGGCCAGAgggtgtgtatttttgtgtgcaccctgtgatggattggcactctgtccagagtgtcatgccctatgtctcctggggtaggctccagaCACCCCgcgaccctgtgtacaggataaagcggtatagtgagtgagtgagtaagtgatcaCTATTGGGAACtacttatatattttgtatacttTTCTGGCCTTAAGCTTC is part of the Clarias gariepinus isolate MV-2021 ecotype Netherlands chromosome 15, CGAR_prim_01v2, whole genome shotgun sequence genome and harbors:
- the slc1a8a gene encoding excitatory amino acid transporter 5 translates to MEEFLIPEDARPEHGFFSPIGSGKNRLDGVKTLLRGAFKIYIRGYVKRNGLLTLSVLGVFTGCILGYTLRGCELSVQAKIYLSFPGELLMRMLKMLILPLITSSLMSGLSSMESKACCHIGLLTVTYYLWTTFIAVVIGIVLVVIIKPGFATDMETTRLGGGPVMTSADALLDLIRNMIPSNLIEATFQQYKTDLIPVIKPQASNKQHSFVYLMPDEDHPMGHTVLLDLTPPPDVHYKMYPGSSHQMNVLGIVIFSATMGLLLGKMGERGAPLVSVCQCINECVMKIVNTAVWYFPFGIIFLVAGKILDMSDPSTMGKKLGWYAVTVVTGLFIHGFILLPLFYFLLTRKNPFTYIRGLLHAMVIALATSSSSATLPITMKCLLENCHVERQIARFVLPVGATINMDGTALYEAVAAIFIAQVNEYELDFGQMVTISITATAASIGAAGIPQAGLVTMVIVLTSVGLPPDDVTLIVAIDWILDRFRTMINVLGDSLAAGIVAHLCRKNFASDTSGSTSGSCQNKDHGRNMENVRLTEVPLLAGKDCMYEVVGDMVIERPTVYYNVCQV